From Syntrophorhabdaceae bacterium, a single genomic window includes:
- a CDS encoding TRAP transporter substrate-binding protein has product MKKTCVFCCAAIFVCFALLTGMSYGADKVTKLEFASYLPATEDVSLTLQEWCKEVEKRTNGRVTVTYHPGGTLVSMPQTYEAVTNGIADLGFSAFGYTPGRFPMMELLDLPTGLKTSLLAVKLTQDYVNRFKPKELQDVKVLWFTATTPALLHTKKPIKKLEDLKGMKIRTVGGPMVELVKDLGAVPVVIPTVDTYDAAAKGVIDGTYSAWPGLTVFKWGEVLPFTVENTLTAPASIQFVVMNKEKWNSLPPDIQQIMDKLSEEYAVKTAQTWERMSAESVNALKAMKHTISPLSRAEDERWFKAIAPVYDTYVKEKTAKGLPASEAYKFVQDWVKKNQK; this is encoded by the coding sequence ATGAAGAAGACGTGTGTATTTTGTTGTGCAGCAATCTTTGTGTGTTTTGCTTTATTGACCGGCATGTCTTATGGCGCCGATAAAGTCACGAAACTCGAGTTTGCAAGTTACCTACCGGCTACAGAGGACGTAAGCTTAACATTACAGGAGTGGTGTAAGGAGGTCGAGAAGAGGACCAACGGCCGCGTCACGGTAACGTACCATCCGGGAGGCACGCTCGTCTCCATGCCTCAGACGTATGAAGCGGTGACCAACGGAATAGCTGACCTGGGGTTCTCCGCATTCGGTTACACGCCCGGAAGATTTCCTATGATGGAACTTCTCGATTTGCCCACAGGACTCAAGACCTCCCTTCTGGCTGTCAAGCTGACCCAGGACTACGTCAACAGATTCAAGCCCAAGGAACTGCAGGACGTAAAGGTCTTATGGTTTACTGCCACCACGCCCGCACTCCTTCATACCAAGAAACCTATCAAAAAGCTCGAAGATCTGAAGGGCATGAAAATCAGGACTGTTGGCGGGCCGATGGTAGAACTGGTGAAGGATCTTGGGGCAGTGCCGGTGGTCATACCCACTGTTGACACGTACGATGCCGCGGCAAAAGGGGTCATAGACGGGACTTATTCTGCATGGCCAGGCCTCACGGTCTTCAAATGGGGAGAGGTTTTGCCCTTCACGGTGGAGAATACCCTTACCGCACCTGCTTCGATTCAATTCGTCGTTATGAACAAGGAGAAATGGAATTCTCTGCCACCAGACATCCAGCAGATTATGGACAAACTATCGGAAGAGTATGCTGTCAAGACCGCGCAGACCTGGGAACGCATGAGTGCAGAGTCTGTCAACGCTCTGAAGGCGATGAAACACACGATCTCCCCCTTAAGCCGCGCGGAGGACGAGCGTTGGTTCAAGGCCATCGCTCCTGTGTACGATACCTATGTAAAGGAAAAGACCGCAAAGGGGCTTCCGGCGTCTGAAGCGTATAAGTTTGTTCAGGATTGGGTAAAAAAGAACCAGAAATAG